The following DNA comes from Pseudomonas sp. MYb118.
GCAGCATGGTGCTGAACATGGGCGCCAACGCGGTCGAAGGCAAACTGTATCGCTACAGCGCCGGGCAGCGCGGGCCGCTCAACGCGCAACTGGACGGTTTCATCGTGCCCAACGGCCTCGGTTTCAGCCCCGATGGCCGCACGATGTACCTCTCCGACTCCCATCCGCTGGTGCAGCGGATCTGGGCTTTCGATTACGACACCGACAGTGGCACGCCGTCCAACCGGCGGCTGTTCGTCGACATGAAACCGCTGCCCGGTCGCCCTGATGGCGCTGCCGTCGACGCCGAAGGCTGCTACTGGATCTGCGCCAACGACGCCGGGCTGATCCACCGTTTCACCCCCGACGGTCGTCTGGACCGTTCACTCAGCGTGCCGGTGAAAAAACCGAGCATGTGCGCCTTCGGCGGCAGTCGACTGGACACGCTTTTCGTGACCTCGATCCGCCCCGGCGATGACCACGACCCGCAATCGCTGGCCGGCGGCGTGTTCGCCCTCGATCCCGGCGTCAAGGGCCTGGCCGAAGCCCTCTTCACCCCCTAGCAACTCCGCTGTATCGCTGTGCCTTGAATACAAAAAAAATAACAAACTGGAGACACCCCCAATGGACTTCAAACGCACTCTGCTCGCCGCTGCACTCCCCTTCGCCTTCTCCCTCAGCAGCGCCGTGCAGGCGCTGGAAATCAAATTCGCCGACATCCACCCCGCTGGTTACCCCACCGTGGTGGCGGAAGAGCAACTGGGTAAAACCCTGGTCGCCGAAAGTGACGGCAAGCTGACCTTCAAGATGTTCGCCGGTGGCGTACTCGGTTCCGAAAAGGAAGTGATCGAGCAGGCCCAGGTCGGCGCCATCCAGATGGCCCGGGTCAGCCTCGGCATCGTCGGCCCGGTGGTGCCCGACGTGAACGTGTTCAACATGCCGTTCGTGTTCCGCGACCAGGCGCACATGCGCGCGGTCATCGACGGCGAAGTCGGCGACGCGATCCTCGACAAGATCACCAACTCCGAATTCAACCTGGTCGCCCTGGCCTGGATGGACGGCGGTACCCGCAACATCTACACGAAAAAACCGGTACGTACCCTCGAAGACCTCAAGGGCATGAAGATCCGCGTGCAAGGCAACCCGATGTTCATCGAAACCATCAATGCCA
Coding sequences within:
- a CDS encoding SMP-30/gluconolactonase/LRE family protein, which translates into the protein MQAEMIVDARNAVGESPVWVPEENALYWVDIPAGALHRWSADSGRLDNWTTPEMLACITRHRDGHWVAGMESGFFSLHPHADGSIDSQLLAHIDHARTDMRLNDGRCDRQGRFWAGSMVLNMGANAVEGKLYRYSAGQRGPLNAQLDGFIVPNGLGFSPDGRTMYLSDSHPLVQRIWAFDYDTDSGTPSNRRLFVDMKPLPGRPDGAAVDAEGCYWICANDAGLIHRFTPDGRLDRSLSVPVKKPSMCAFGGSRLDTLFVTSIRPGDDHDPQSLAGGVFALDPGVKGLAEALFTP
- a CDS encoding TRAP transporter substrate-binding protein; its protein translation is MDFKRTLLAAALPFAFSLSSAVQALEIKFADIHPAGYPTVVAEEQLGKTLVAESDGKLTFKMFAGGVLGSEKEVIEQAQVGAIQMARVSLGIVGPVVPDVNVFNMPFVFRDQAHMRAVIDGEVGDAILDKITNSEFNLVALAWMDGGTRNIYTKKPVRTLEDLKGMKIRVQGNPMFIETINAMGGNGIAMDTGEIFSALQTGVIDGAENNPPTLLEHNHYQNAKFYSLTGHLILPEPIVMSKITWEKLTPEQQALVKKTAKAAQAQERALWDAKSASSEEKLKAAGVEFITVDKKPFYEATASIREKYGAPYADLIKRIEAVQ